AACTACCGGGAGCTGATGACCGACCCGCAGGTCGCCCGCAGCCTCGGCAACACCGTCTACTACACGGCGCTGCACGTACCCCTGGTGATGGTGATCTCCCTGGGCCTGGCGCTGCTGCTCAAGCGGGTGGGGCGGCTCCAGGGCTTCTTCCGGACCGTCTTCTACCTTCCGGTGATGACCCCGGCGGTGGCCGTCGGCATCCTGTTCCTGCTCCTGCTCAACACCCAGGACGGCCTGATCAACCGGGGCCTGGCCCTGGTCGGTGTCGAGGGGCCGAGCTGGACCACCGACCCGAGCTGGGTGATGCCCGGCATCGTGCTGATGAGCCTCTGGAGCCTCGGCTCCACCGTGATCATCTACCTGGCGGCGCTGCAGAACGTGCCGCGCGACCTCTACGAGGCGGCGAGCATCGACGGCGCCGGCGGCTGGGCCCGCTTCCGGCACGTGACGCTGCCGATGATCTCCGGTGCGCTCTTCTTCACGCTGATCGTCAACACGATCGCGTCGCTCCAGATGTTCACCGAGGTCTACACCATGTACTTCGGCAACCGGGAGACCCAGAACACGTTCAACAGCGACGCGGCAACGTTCTACGTCATCCACTTGTTCCAGGAGGCGTTCCAGTTCCTCCACATGGGCTTCGCGTCAGCGATGGCGTGGCTGCTCTTCGTGATCATTATGGTGATCACGCTGGTGCAGGTGAAGCTCAGCAACAGGTTCGTGTACTACGAAGGGGAAGACCAGTGACGGGGAACAACGGCCACAACGGCGTGGCCAACGCGCGACGGACCCGGCTCGCGGCGGGCTGGGTGCCGGAGCACCACCTCGAACCGCGCGAGTACGAGGTGACCGACGGCCCGGTCGCCAACGTCCGGCGGTCCCGGGCCGAGCACGACCCGGCGGCGGGGGCCGAGTCGTGACCGCGGCGGTCGAGCGGGGCGCCACCGCTGCCGTGCCCGGCGTCGAGCCGGGCCGGGTGGTGCTCCGCCGACCGCCGGCTCGGGAGGACGCGCGCCGACCGGTCTGGCAGCGGGTGCTCTTCGTGGCCGGGCTGGTCGGCGCGGCCGTGATCTTCCTGCTGCCGTTCGTCTGGCTGGTCGGTGCGTCCCTGCGTCCCCGCGAGTACGTCTTCGCGCCGGGTTTCCTGCCGGTGCCGTTCGCCCCGGACAACTACGCCGAGGCATGGCAGGCGGTGCCGCTCGTCACCTGGCTGCTCAACAGCCTGGTGGTCGGGGTGGCCGCCGCGGCGGCCGTCACCCTCTCCAGCGCCTGGGTGGCGTTCGGGTTCGCCTACTTCCGGTTCCCGGGGCGCAACCTGCTCTTCGGGCTGGTGCTGGCCACCATGATGCTGCCGTTCGCGGTCACCATGATCCCGACGTACCTGATCTGGTCGGAGCTGCGGCTGACCGACACCCAGGTGCCGCTCTGGGCCGGCAACCTCTTCGGCTCGGCGTTCTACATCTTCCTGCTCCGCCAGTTCCTGCTCTCGCTGCCCCGCGAGTACTTCGAGGCCGCCCGCGTGGACGGCGCGAGCTATCCCCAGCTCTTCTGGAAGCTCGCCTTCCCGCTGATCCGTCCGGCGCTGCTCGTCGCGTTCGTCTTCGAGTTCAAGGCGAGCTGGACGGACCTGCTGAAGCCGCTCATCTACCTGCGCGACGAGCACCTCTACACGCTGCCCCGCGGGCTGAAGGTCGTGCTGGACCGGTTCGGCTACGGCGGTGAACAGCAGTGGGAGGTCGTGCTGGCCGGCAGCGTCATCGCCACCGTCCCTATGATCATTTTGTTCTTCCTCGCCCAGCGGCACTTCATCGAGGGCATCGCCACCTCCGGCCGCAAGGGCTGACGCGGGCGGGTGCGGCGGCCGGTCGATGCGTGGGCGGGTCCCGGCCGGAGGGGCCCCCGCTCCACAGCCGGCCACGTGACTAGGCTCGACCGGGTGGAGCAGACCCCGGGACGGTTCCCCGAGCCGCCGCTGACCCCCCGTACCGCCGTGATCTGGTCGGTGCTGCGCGCCGAGCTGGACCGGCGCGCCGGGGCCGAGCTGACCGTGCTCGACGTCGGCGGCGGCACCGGCGGATTCGCCGTCCCGCTCGCCCAGGCCGGGCACCGGGTGACCGTGGTCGACGCCAGCCCGGACGCGCTCGCCGCGCTCACCCGGCGGGCCGCCGAGGCCGGGGTCGCCGACCGGGTGAGGGCCGTCCAGGGCGACGGCGACGCCCTCGCCGGCCTGGTCGAGCCGGCCGCCGCCGACCTGGTGCTCTGCCACGCGGTACTGGAGGTCGTCGACGACCCGACGCCCGTCGTGGCGGCGCTGGCCACCGCGCTGCGCCCGGGCGGGGCGGCGAGCGTCCTGGTCGCCGGTCGGGCCGCCGCCGTGCTCGGCCGGGCCATGAACGGTCACCTCGACGTCGCGGCCACCCTGGCCAGTGACCCGGCCGGCACCGCCGGGCCCCGGGACACCCTGCGGCGGCGTTACGACGCCGACGGCGCCGCCGCGCTGCTCGGCGCCGCCGGGCTGGTGGTCGAGGAGATCCACGGCGTACGCGTCCTCGCCGACCTGCTGCCGGCCGCGGTCGCCGACGGCCAGCCGGCCGCCCTCGTCGAACTCGAACGGGCGCTCGCCGGCCGCCCGCCGTACCGGGACGTCGCCGCCCAGCTGCACCTGTTCGCCCGCCGCCCGGCATGACCGGCCCGTCCGCCCCGGAGCCGAACGGCCACCCGGGTCCGGCCGGCGGGGCACACGCGCTCGGCGGGCCGGACCCGCTGGCGCTCGTCACGCCGCACTACGGCGACGGCAGCCTGGCCGACGTGCTGCCCAGCGCGCTCGCCGTGCTCGGCGTGCCGGGCGCGACGGATCGGCTCGGGCTCGCCGCGCGGCTCGCCGGGGTCCGCCGGCTCGTCGTGCTGCTCGTCGACGGGCTCGGCTGGTACCAGATCCCGACCGCCGCGCCGTACGCCCCGACGCTGGCCGCGCTGGCCGCCACCGCGGGCCGCCCCCTCACCTCCGGCTTTCCGTCCACCACCCCGACCAGCCTGGTGACCCTCGGCACCGGCGCGGCGCCCGGGGCGCACGGGGTGCTCGGCTTCACCGTCCGCGTTCCCGGCGGCGACCGGGTGCTCAGCCACATCGAGTGGGCCGGCGACCCGGACCCGCTGCGCTGGCAGCCGGTCCCCACCCAGTTCGAGCGGGCCCGCGCGGCGGGAGTCGCGGTGACCGTGGTGAGCCGGCCCGAGTTCGGCGGCAGCGGGCTGACGGTGGCGGCCAACCGGGGCGGGGACTACCGGGGCGCCGCCGGGGTCGACGCGCTCGCCACGACCATGCTGGCGGCGCTGACCGCCGGCGCCGGGCCCACCCTGGTCTCCGGCTACCACCCGGACCTGGACCGGCACGGCCACCTCACCGGGGTCGACTCGCCGCCCTGGCGGGTGGCCGCCGCCGAGGTGGACGCGCTGGTCGCCCGCCTCGTCGACGGGCTCCCGCCCGACGGGGCACTGCTGGTCACCGCCGACCACGGGCAGCTCGACGTGCCCCTCGCGCACCGGTTCGACCTGGACACCGACCCCCGGCTGCGCGCCGGGATCCGGGTGGTCGCCGGGGAGGCCCGGGTGCGCTACCTGCACGTCGTGCCGGGCGCCGTCGAGGACGTGGTGGCCACCTGGTCCGCCGTGCTGGGCGACGCGGCCCGGGTGCGTACGCGGGAGGAGGCGGTCGCCACCGGATGGTTCGGGCCGGTCCCGAGGACCACCTGGCGCGCATCGGCGACGTGGTGGTGACCTGCAACGACACGTACGCCGTCCTGGCCACCCGGTCGGAGAGCCCGATCGCGTCCCGGCTGGTGGCCTACCACGGCGCGGACACCGCGGCCGAGATGACCATCCCGCTGCTGGTCGTCCGGGGCTGACCGGCGGCAACCGGCACGCCGGCCGCCCGTCGTCGTCTGTCGTACCCCCGGGCTAACCTGCCGGGATGGGCCGCAGCCAGTCGTTGCCCCGGGGCGGTGACCCGCGCTTCGGGCCGGACGCCGACGACTCCGGCTGTCCGATCCTGCACGTCGACATGGACGCCTTCTTCGCCTCGGTCGAGGTGCGCGGCCGACCCGAGCTGCGGGGCCGACCGGTGGTGGTCGGCGGCCTCGGCCCCCGCGGGGTGGTCAGCTCCGCCAGCTACGAGGCCCGGCGCTACGGCGTCCGCAGCGCCATGCCGATGATGCGGGCCCGGGCGCTCTGCCCGCACGCGGTCTACCTCCCGCCGGACTTCGCCGCCTACACGTCCGCCTCACGGGCGGTGATGCAGATCTTCCGGGACGTCACCCCGCTGGTCGAGCCCCTCTCCCTCGACGAGGCGTTCCTCGACGTGGCGGGCGCGCGCCGCCTCTTCGGCCCGCCGGCCGCGATCGCCCGTCGGATCCGCGCCCGGGTCGCCGACGAGCTGGGGCTGACCTGTTCGGTCGGCGTCGCGCCGAGCAAGTTCGTCGCCAAGCTCGGGTCGACCCGGGCCAAGCCCGACGGGCTGCTCGTCGTGCCGGCGACCCGGGTGCTCGACTTCCTCCACCCGCTGCCGGTCGACGCGTTGTGGGGGGTGGGGGAGCGGTCGGCGCAGACCCTGCACCGGCTGGGCCTGGCCACCATCGGCGATCTCGCCGAGGCGCCCTACGGGATGCTGCGCAAGGCCCTCGGGGAGGCGTCCGCCAGCCACCTGCACGAGCTGGCGTGGGGGCGCGACCCGCGCGGGGTGAGCCCCGAGCACGTGGAGAAGTCGATCGGGGCCGAGGTGACGTTCGACGCCGACGTGGCCGACCCGACGGAGATCCGTCGGGCGTTGCTCGCACTCGCCGACAAGGTGGGCGCGCGGCTGCGGCGCGCGGGGCAGGTGGGCCGCACGGTGTCGCTGAAGGTGCGCCTCGCCGACTTCCGCACCGTCAACCGCTCCCGCACCCTCCCGGTGCCCACGGACACGGCACGGGAGATGTTCGACACGGTCTGGGCGCTCTACACGGCGCTCGATCCCGGTGAGCGGATCCGGTTGGTCGGCGTACGCGTGGAGGGCCTCGCCACAGCGGACGCGACGCCCCGCCAACTCGCGCTCGGCGCACCCGAGCACGGTTGGCGCGAGGCGGAGGCCGCCGCGGACGCCGCGGCTGCCCGTTTCGGGCGGTCCGTCATAGGTCCGGCCAGTCTGCTCGGCAAGCGTGATCCCCGCCGAACTGAAAATCCACGCCGGCCATAGGTCGTCCCGCTTTCCGACGCGCGACCCCCCTCGTAGACTTGCGGGTAAGCAGCCGGATGGCTGCCACGGTCTGTCGGTCCGAACGGGCCGACCAACGTGACCGGGGAGGAGTGCCGTGCCGCTCTCGGAGCACGAGCAGCGGCTGTTCGAGCAGATCGAGCGGTCGCTTGCCGAGGACCCCAAATTCGCCTCGGCCGTGCGCGCCAGCGATCCGCGTTTCCACGCGCGGCGTCGCCTGCTCGTCGCTGCCGGCGTCATCATCGCTGGCCTGGCCCTGCTGGTCTATGGCGCGGTGATCAAGACTCCGCCGCTGGCTGTGGCGGGATTCGTCGTCATGTTGGCCTCGGCAGCGTTCGCGGTGCAGTCGCACCGCCGGGCGCAGTCACCTGACCTGCACGTGGTGGGCGGCACGACGAGTCGTCGCCGGTCCCGCGGTCGTTCCGGTCGGCGGTCCTCGATCCTCGACCGGATGGAGGACCGGTGGCGGCAGCGCCCGGAGGGGCACCGCTGAGCCCTGCCCGCCACTGAGGCGGGCGCACCACAGCGACGGGCGGGTCGCCGGGATCCCCGGCGACCCCCGCCGTATCCGCACGCCCCGCGCCGCCGACGCTCCGGCTCGTCACTCGTTCGCGGTGGCCGGCTCCGCAGGATCGACTTTGGTTCCCTGATATGGCGGTGTCCCGCGCGACCGGACAGCGCGACATCGCCGGAGCGGCCGGGGCCGTACCGGGGGGCACGGAAACACCGAGGTGGCCCCCCGCACGGGAGGCCACCTCGGGGACGTCACCGGCCGCCCGGGTCGCCCGGCGGCGGTGCGGCGCTCAGCGGGCCGCCCGGTCGGCGAGCAGGCGGCGCGGATTCCAGCGGAACAGCCGGTACCGGACCCGCCCGGTCACCGTCACCAGGCGCGACGACGTGTCCGCCAGGCCGGTCCGCCATCGCAGCAGCACCGACGGCGGCAGGAACGCCGCGAGCAGGCGCGTACGCCGGTCGGCGGACGCGGCGAGCGCGCCGCGTACGGAGCGCAGGGCCGGGGCCAGCGGCTCGCCGCTGAGCGGGTCGCGGGCGTAGCGGGCCCGCTCCTCGGCCCGACCGAGCAGACGTGCCGCGGCGCCGGCGTCGGCGTCCTCGGCGAGCGACTCCCGGACCAGCCGGTCGGCCGTTGCCCGGGGAGTCTCCGTCCGGTCCACCCGGACGCGGAAGTCGACCAGCGTGTCGAGCAGCTCGTCCCAGGCGGCGTGCGCGTCGGCACGGGCTCGGTCCGCGTCCGCGCCGACCACCACCATGCGTGGCCCGGCCGGGGAACCGGCCCCCACCTCCGGTGCGGGTGACGTGGCGACGGCCGGCGCGCCACGACCCCGCCGTCGGCGCAGGGCCGCCCGGCGCAGCGCGGGCACGGCCAGCAGCAGGAGGACAGCCAGCACACCGGCCGCCCACCACGGCCACACCGGCGCCTGCCGCGTCGGAGTGTCGGAGTCCAACGCCAGCCCGGAGTCGGTGTCCCGGTCGGCCGCGTCCGGGCCGGCCGGTCCGGCCGAGGGGTCGGTACTGCCCGGGGTGGTCGGCGTGCTCGCGTCGGGGGTGGTCGGCTCGGGGGCGTCGGTGTCCGGGGCCCAGGCGGAACGGGTGGAGCCGGTCACGCCGTACGCCGGGGTGGCGTCGAACGGCACCCAGCCGAGCCCGTCGAAGTAGACCTCGGTCCAGGCGTGCAGGTTGCGGTTGGTCAGGGTGAAGGTGTCACCGGTGCGGTTGCTGCCGTTGGTGAAGCCGAACGCCACCCGGGCGGGGATCCCCGCCGAGCGGACCAGCCAGGCCATCGCCGCCGCGTACTGCTGGCAGAAGCCGACCTTGTTGGTGAGGAAGTCGACGATGTCCTGGCCGCTGGTGCCGCCCTCGGTGCTCAGCCGGTAGCTGAAGCCGTTGTCCGAGGAGAAGTAGTCGTAGATCGCGCGGACCTTGTCGTAGTCGCTGCTCTTGCCCTGGATGAGCTGCCTGACCAGCTGCTCGACCTCGGGCACCGCCGGGGTGGCGGTCTGTTGGCGGCGGACGGGGTGGTCGGCCGGCAGCGGTCGCGCGGCCCGCAGCGCCGCCGTCGTGTACGTGGAGCGGACGTAGTCGAAGGAGTACCGCTTGTTGCGCGAGTTCTCCCGGTTGGAGAAGACGACCTGGAGGCTGGAGTCGTAGAGCCAGTTGCCGTTCAGGTCGTCGACCTGCACCGGGTCGGAGTAGAACGGCAGCAGCGGCATGGCCAGGTCCCGGGTGATCTCCACAGTCGCGCGGTGGCGCTCCTGCTGGACGCCCGCACCGGCCCGCTCGGACGCGTCGGGCAGGCCCCGGTTGACCGGCCGTCCCGTGGGGTTGCGCACCCGGAAGCCGTCCGGCCGCAGCTCGTCGGCCACACCGAAGCGCAGGTAGAACGGGTCGGTCTCGTCGGTGGTGACCTTGACCATGTCGGCCACCTGCGACTGGTTGAGCTGGCCGCTGAGGGCGGCGAACAGGTCGATCCGGCCCGGGTTGCCGCCCTGGCCCGCCCCTCCGATGCCGTTGCCGTCGCCGGACGCGCTGGTGAGGCTGTCGAGCAGGGAGCCACTCATGCCCGGCACGGGCGCCAGCGGCAGCAGCACCGCCACCGCGACACCGAGCACCGCGAGCCGGCGACCGGCGGCGGCCAGCGGGGACGCCTCCCAGACGTCCACGTCGCGGCCGTCGCCGGTGAACCGGCGGCCGAAGCGGCGTACCCGGTCCACGTTGTCGGCCACCAGCAGCCACAGGAAGCCCGCGGCGCCGATCACGAACGGCACCGGGGGGACGCTGTCGACGTAGATCGCGACCGGCACCGAGTAGATGGCGAGCATCGGCAGGCCGGCCAGCGCGGGGCGGCGCATGCCCACGGCGAGCAGGTCGACCACCACGGTCACCCCGCCGACGCCGAGCACCGCGAGGAACAGCAGCGGGTCCGTGTCCGGGACCTTCACGCCGTACGAGCGCATGTCCTGCACGGAACCGCTGAGCAGCTCGCCGAAGTGGGTGAACGTGCCCGGCGTGGGCAGGAAGGCGAGCAGCTCGCTGCCGCTGGGAAACAGCCAGGTCAGCGCCAGCGTCAACCCCGCCACCATGCCCAGCACCTGACCCCAGAGCGGGGCCCGCAGCGCCCGGGCGACCGCCGCCACGGCGGCGACCAGCGCGACCGCGATGGCCGACTGGATCAGCCACGTCCAACGCTCGAAGATCGCGGACAACGGCGCCGCGGCGAGCAGCGTCGCCGCGGCGGCCACGAGGCCGAGATTCCGTTGCCCGATCATGACAGCGTTCCTCCGCTCATCGCATGCCCCCGGCCACCGTCTCGGCCAGCGCCGCCCGCACCGCGAAGCCCTGCGAACCGCGGCCCGCCTGCGGCCAGACCGCCGGAAGCCGGCTGCCGTGGTCGACGCCGATCACCCGCCAGCCGCTCTGCAACAGCACCAGCGCGGCGGCGGCGTGCGCCTGCTCCGCCTCGGCCCGTGCCTTCTCGGGCAGGGTGAGCCAGGTGGAGCTGTCCATGAGGAAGCCGACGCAGGTCGCGCCGTTGGCCCGCAGACCGGCCAGCAGCTCGGCCTCGGCCGTGCTGAGCGTGCCGAGCACCGCGATGATCAGGCCGCCGTCGGCGCGCTGCCGGACCCGCTGCACCAGGGCGGTCACCTCGGCCCGCTGGTCGAGGCGGACCTCGGCGAGCTGGTCGAGGAGCAGCCCGTCACCGCCCGCCTCGGAGGCGTCCACATCCGCGCCCGAGCCGGTGACCAGGCGCAGCTTGTAACCGGCCTGGCGCAGGTGCACCGCGACGCTGGCGGAGGCGGACACCGCCCACTCGAAGCTCGCCGTCGGGCCGTCGCCCCGGTGACCGTACGCGCGGGTGTCGAGCACCACGGTCGCGCGGCTCTCCCAGGGCTGCTCCTCGCGGCGCACCATCAGCTCACCGGTGCGGGCGGTCGACTTCCAGTGGACCCGGCGCAGGTCGTCGCCCATCCGGTACTCACGGGTGGCCGCGTCGTCCTCGCCGTGCACCGCCACCGAACGGGCCCGGCTGTCGCCGCTGCCCGCGTACTCCCCCGGAAGCCGGACCGACGGCAGCGGTGCGACCTGCGGGATCACCGTGAGGTGGTCGGTGCTGGGGAAGGCGCGGGTGAGCTCGCACAGACCGAACGGGTCGGTGAGCCGGACCACCAGCGGTCCCACCTCGTAGCGGCCCCGCACGTCGGCCCGCACCGTGTAGGCCACCGAGCTGGCCTGGTGGGCGCCCAGCCGCTCCAGCACCACCCGCGGCCGGCTGCCCAGCGCGTAGGGCAGGCGGTCCTCCAGCAGGAGGGTGCCGGTGGGCAGGCGGGACATGTTCTGCAGGCGGAGCACCACCCGGGAGCTGGCCCCGACCGGCACCCGGTGCGGGTCCAGCGAGCGGTTGCAGGCCAGCTTGTAGCGGCTGCGGCCGACGTAGGCGGCCGCCAGCAGCGGCAGGACGGCGAGCAGCACGGCCACCCGGAGCAGGTCCTTCTCGCCGAGGATCCCCGCCGAGACGGCCGCGGCGACCGCCGCGGCCAGGAACGAGCGGCCGCGGGTGGTCAGCCCGCGCAGCCCTTCACGCACGTCACGGCCTCCGCGGCTCGTACGGCCCGCGGCCGTTGCCCTGGGTGGGGCGGGTGTCGTAGGGGGAGCGCTTGCGGTCGTGCGGCAGGGGCAGCCGGTGCACCAGCTCGGAGACGATCGCGTCGGTGGTGCGGCGGGCGAGCTGCGCGTCGGCCGTCGGGATGATGCGGTGCGCCAGCACCGGCACGGCGAGGACCTGGAGGTCGTCGGGGAGCACGTAGTCACGCCCCTCCAGGGCGGCCACCGCGCGGGCGGTGCGCAGCAGTTGCAGCGTGGCCCGGGGGGACGCGCCGAGACGCAGGTCGGGGGCCTCGCGGGTGGCGGTGACCAGGTCCACCGCGTACTGCTTCACGGCGTCGGCGACGTGCACCTGACGGACCGTGGCGATCAGCTGCCGTACGACGGTCGCGTCGGCGACCGGGCGCAGCTCGTTCAGGGGGTCCGTCGCGCCGTGCCCGTCGAGCATGGCCAGCTCGGCGCCGGCGTCCGGGTAGCCCATCGCGATGCGGGCGGTGAACCGGTCGCGCTGCGCCTCGGGCAGCGGGTAGGTGCCCTCCATCTCGATCGGGTTCTGGGTGGCGATGA
This genomic stretch from Micromonospora krabiensis harbors:
- a CDS encoding carbohydrate ABC transporter permease; protein product: MATTVSTPVPGRRRRTPLARREARWAYLFLAPWIVGFLVFQAGPMIASAWLSLTEYDVLNPPRYTGLDNYRELMTDPQVARSLGNTVYYTALHVPLVMVISLGLALLLKRVGRLQGFFRTVFYLPVMTPAVAVGILFLLLLNTQDGLINRGLALVGVEGPSWTTDPSWVMPGIVLMSLWSLGSTVIIYLAALQNVPRDLYEAASIDGAGGWARFRHVTLPMISGALFFTLIVNTIASLQMFTEVYTMYFGNRETQNTFNSDAATFYVIHLFQEAFQFLHMGFASAMAWLLFVIIMVITLVQVKLSNRFVYYEGEDQ
- a CDS encoding AAA family ATPase, with product MTQQTWDEVGGLLPHDEFRAASEAIVANIEQVIEGKTATVRLALAVLLAEGHLLIEDVPGVGKTKLAKALARSIDCSVRRIQFTPDLLPSDVTGVSVYNQETHDFEFRPGAVFANLVVGDEINRASPKTQSALLECMEERQVTVDGVTYQLQTPFMVIATQNPIEMEGTYPLPEAQRDRFTARIAMGYPDAGAELAMLDGHGATDPLNELRPVADATVVRQLIATVRQVHVADAVKQYAVDLVTATREAPDLRLGASPRATLQLLRTARAVAALEGRDYVLPDDLQVLAVPVLAHRIIPTADAQLARRTTDAIVSELVHRLPLPHDRKRSPYDTRPTQGNGRGPYEPRRP
- a CDS encoding DUF58 domain-containing protein, whose protein sequence is MREGLRGLTTRGRSFLAAAVAAAVSAGILGEKDLLRVAVLLAVLPLLAAAYVGRSRYKLACNRSLDPHRVPVGASSRVVLRLQNMSRLPTGTLLLEDRLPYALGSRPRVVLERLGAHQASSVAYTVRADVRGRYEVGPLVVRLTDPFGLCELTRAFPSTDHLTVIPQVAPLPSVRLPGEYAGSGDSRARSVAVHGEDDAATREYRMGDDLRRVHWKSTARTGELMVRREEQPWESRATVVLDTRAYGHRGDGPTASFEWAVSASASVAVHLRQAGYKLRLVTGSGADVDASEAGGDGLLLDQLAEVRLDQRAEVTALVQRVRQRADGGLIIAVLGTLSTAEAELLAGLRANGATCVGFLMDSSTWLTLPEKARAEAEQAHAAAALVLLQSGWRVIGVDHGSRLPAVWPQAGRGSQGFAVRAALAETVAGGMR
- a CDS encoding methyltransferase domain-containing protein; the protein is MTRLDRVEQTPGRFPEPPLTPRTAVIWSVLRAELDRRAGAELTVLDVGGGTGGFAVPLAQAGHRVTVVDASPDALAALTRRAAEAGVADRVRAVQGDGDALAGLVEPAAADLVLCHAVLEVVDDPTPVVAALATALRPGGAASVLVAGRAAAVLGRAMNGHLDVAATLASDPAGTAGPRDTLRRRYDADGAAALLGAAGLVVEEIHGVRVLADLLPAAVADGQPAALVELERALAGRPPYRDVAAQLHLFARRPA
- a CDS encoding carbohydrate ABC transporter permease is translated as MTAAVERGATAAVPGVEPGRVVLRRPPAREDARRPVWQRVLFVAGLVGAAVIFLLPFVWLVGASLRPREYVFAPGFLPVPFAPDNYAEAWQAVPLVTWLLNSLVVGVAAAAAVTLSSAWVAFGFAYFRFPGRNLLFGLVLATMMLPFAVTMIPTYLIWSELRLTDTQVPLWAGNLFGSAFYIFLLRQFLLSLPREYFEAARVDGASYPQLFWKLAFPLIRPALLVAFVFEFKASWTDLLKPLIYLRDEHLYTLPRGLKVVLDRFGYGGEQQWEVVLAGSVIATVPMIILFFLAQRHFIEGIATSGRKG
- a CDS encoding DUF3040 domain-containing protein; amino-acid sequence: MPLSEHEQRLFEQIERSLAEDPKFASAVRASDPRFHARRRLLVAAGVIIAGLALLVYGAVIKTPPLAVAGFVVMLASAAFAVQSHRRAQSPDLHVVGGTTSRRRSRGRSGRRSSILDRMEDRWRQRPEGHR
- a CDS encoding DNA polymerase IV gives rise to the protein MGRSQSLPRGGDPRFGPDADDSGCPILHVDMDAFFASVEVRGRPELRGRPVVVGGLGPRGVVSSASYEARRYGVRSAMPMMRARALCPHAVYLPPDFAAYTSASRAVMQIFRDVTPLVEPLSLDEAFLDVAGARRLFGPPAAIARRIRARVADELGLTCSVGVAPSKFVAKLGSTRAKPDGLLVVPATRVLDFLHPLPVDALWGVGERSAQTLHRLGLATIGDLAEAPYGMLRKALGEASASHLHELAWGRDPRGVSPEHVEKSIGAEVTFDADVADPTEIRRALLALADKVGARLRRAGQVGRTVSLKVRLADFRTVNRSRTLPVPTDTAREMFDTVWALYTALDPGERIRLVGVRVEGLATADATPRQLALGAPEHGWREAEAAADAAAARFGRSVIGPASLLGKRDPRRTENPRRP